TAATTTTTCGATTAATAATCTGCGTATATGTGGTTCTTTCTTCAACGAGTCATGACTTCTACCAGGCATTACAAACTTATCATCTTTGAATAATAAAGTGGTAGCACCCAAGGCTCCCATTTTTACCGCAGCATCTCTTTGTTCTATTCCTGACTTGACTGTAAAGCCGAACTCTTTCAGCAGAACTACATGATTAAATTTACCGAGTCCAATGGAGCACTTTGGAACGCTTGTCTCTGCAGAAATCGAGGAGGAGAATTCTACACATATTGCCTTTCCCTTACTTGTTAGCTTCATTCCGGCCTTCGTAGTTTCTATCAAATTGTTCATCTTCAGGTGTTTTACCAGTGTTTTGATAGAGCCTTCTCCAAGTGCTAATTCTTGGCACAATAAGGCTCTACTTGCACGTCCATTATTTTCTATCAGCTGCAGTGCTTTGAATACGTGTACCACATTGAAGGAAAGAACTCTGCTTGGCGCATATCTGCTTGCAACTTTCATGAGGGCTTTAACATACATGTGCATGTACTCCACCTATATGATGAGCATCTAACCTTGAACATTTATTTGTATGCTATAAGTTTGCCTACTTGATTCTCCAAGAATATGGCAAGATCATTTATCAAACCATTTTCTACTTTCATATCCTTGCCATAAATATTCAAAACTTCCTCAGAATCCCTAACGGAGAATATTGTCATATTATTGTGATTTGAAAGATTTTTTATCAACTCCAGATTCTGTAAATTATGTTTTCCTATAGGAAATCCACTATCAATCAATATCCTTATTTCTGATAGATCTGATATAACATTCGATATCATGTACGATGGTATCGGTTCGAACGATGGAACGCTGTAAGTTTTCACGTTCATAGTTTTGGCCAAATGAAAATCCAGATCATTTTCTTGTAATATTCCAGTTGAAAACGAATAGCCTTTCCTAACAAGTAACCTCAAAATAGGAATACCAGTTCCCGCCCCACTA
This genomic window from Nitrososphaerales archaeon contains:
- a CDS encoding DUF4443 domain-containing protein — its product is MHMYVKALMKVASRYAPSRVLSFNVVHVFKALQLIENNGRASRALLCQELALGEGSIKTLVKHLKMNNLIETTKAGMKLTSKGKAICVEFSSSISAETSVPKCSIGLGKFNHVVLLKEFGFTVKSGIEQRDAAVKMGALGATTLLFKDDKFVMPGRSHDSLKKEPHIRRLLIEKLKPEEDDVIIIGSAGDERTAELAAKNAALSTVMNHEKHI